The sequence below is a genomic window from Pagrus major chromosome 20, Pma_NU_1.0.
GCTGACCCTGCTTACTTTACAGGTTCTGGATCAATGGGTTTgcacatgtgtctgtgtgctttcCAGTCTTCTGTCTGACACACAACAGAGCAGTAAGGCGTCTTCTTGCAGCGCTTGCAACGGAAATTTCCTGTCGAGTGaagaaaagtaatttattaaCTGCTGATTGCACTGAATTCAAACTAAAAGGCAACAAGAGGCGTCTGAGCTGGGTTGACGATCACAAAACAACCATGAGGAAATGTGGTGCATGCACCCATTGTGTTCTTAAAAGCATATCACACCGTAGCACtcgttacttttttttttgtgacttttcaaaatattgagaatAAATTATGTAAAAGCGTCGTCAACATTCAAATAATTTGCCTCAACCCACATCGCATCATAGCTGAGGTATGTACATGTGACCTGATGACAAAATCCTAACATCTGTGTAACCTAATCACAACAGTTTATCAGCATTTTATCCTTTATGAggtcaaaatgtattaatttagtAAGTAATTTGATTAAATACAATGTTAAACATGTCTGATGATTTCTGGAGAATGTCCTACTCCAAAATAGTAATTAGAAACGCCACTCAGGGACCAGTTTGGGGGTGTTGCGATCACTGGTAGCACGGGAACGCCGTAGAGTAACCATTACCCCCGACCGAATATCCTCTGTATGGGCAACACTTTTGGTCGCACTCAATACATTCAGTGAATGTATGCAAGTACGGTTCCCTCAGCAAAACGTGGTCATTTCCACCACGTAAATGTGACAGAAATCTGAGAACTCTATGCATCACTTCACATGTCGGTGTGACTTCAATGGCGACAGTATTACCTTGCTGACCACAGTAGTTGCAGAAGTATACAGTCAGCGCTGGGGGCACGGATCCTGACACCtgtgatgagaaaaaaacacttgcaaACGTGGAAAATGGCACTGATAATGAACACAGAGCACACTGATTAGGCCAACGATGAAGAAGTGCAAGTTTGTTACATACTGCAGATATATCCCTGCTGAAGGGTGGCATTTTAGGAcctgcaaaaaagaaaagaggaataaATCTGGTGAAATATAAGGTCCAGGTAGCTAATTATATTGTCATATTTATTGGTTTGCCAGACAGGTGTGTCCAATAATGGGCGCCCCACTAGTCTCTCCCAGTTTGGTAATGGTGTCATTGATTTACCGTCTCCAGCAGGGCCTGGCGCGGGGCGCTCAGGTGTAACATCAGGGATGGTGGGAAGTCTTGGAGCAGGAGATGCGCCAAGAGCCATCGGGCTCGATGATGGTTTCCTCAAGGGAAGGTTAGGTCGAAGCAGGTTGGGAGAAAATGAACGATACATGGTGCCAGCTGTCAATGTGATAGAAGTTATATTGAGTCAGACAGCTTGATAACATGACGTGAGCATGAGAAGTGCGCAAAGTTTTCGTTCACGAGGAAACAGCGCTGCATTTTTAGCTAGCTACTCAAAGGTGTAACTGTTAGCCTCCACTGGCTAGCTCGCTAACGTGTAGGTTaccgttagcatgctaacacaaaCGGCGATACTTGAGTAAAACTTACAACTACAAACTCAAACAATGTTGTGCTTCGAGACATGCCGAAATATATAAACcgaaacaaataaatgtatatgaACTTTACGGTTTTATATTCCAAGGTCAATACTTTACCTTTCCGCACGTGTTTGAAGAGAGGTGAAGTGGTGCGCATGCGCAGTAGACCCAATTACAGATAGGTCCTCCTGTACTTCTGTCTCCAGAGAAAAGCTGAGGACTGGTTTGTTGTCTGAAAATGTTAATGTCCATTACAGAGAAAGCCGTAAAAAGCCGAACGCTGTGATCTGACGACAGAGAaggaataaagaaaataaaatcatatttacCTTCAACATTTGTGGGGGTCATAGTGTCTTAAAATACTGTATGGGCTCTTGTCAGAACCCCTCAATCATTTGCTCTGAATGCTGACTGTTTTTGGTCATTTAACAAAGGAGACTGtctttattatttgtatttaagtGACACTTTAATTCTGTTAGTCTTTAAATCAGTTTCCATTCGAAATCTTTATATTTTCTGATGGATTACATTTCTGTGACAagtaaataaagctgaaaagaTGATGAAGCTTTGTGATAAGTGGCCAAAATAAAGCTGTTAAACTAAAGTACCTTGATTCATATTTATATTCTGAGATAATATATTAAACAATTATTTGATTGAATAATCTTGCTGGGTATCAACCTGAACACTGAGCAACAACAGCTTTCAGTTAGGCTCCCAAAATTATTTCACATCATAGTTATTATATGATCAGATTTTGCCTgctttaattaatatttttgtttttctgcctttttattAAGGAAAAGTCATTTACACCAAAGCAGCTTGTTTATAAGCAAATTCAAACTATGATGAAAGTATAGTTATAACAAGTTTTAAACATCCCCAGCTTACTAATGATCTATAAGTCAGTACaacaatatttattaatatCATATCAATGGTGTGAGACATTTTAATTGTGTGTACacgtttgtttttgtgttacaatatttaattttctgGAAGTTATATTGTGGGGATGGATGTACCTGACGTGTGTTGACGTCAGACTGACGTCACATCTCACTGGGCTCTGATTGGTTCCTATCACCTCGTCGTTTCTCCCGCAGTGGCCATATTTGTTGATGTGTCATATCAAAGTGACTTGTTGGGGCTCTCAGCTGGTGAGACAGAAACGTCAAAGTTCCTACTTATCCCGACTGTCTCCGCATTGAACTACACCATGGGGCTCTCACAATCGGTGGGTGAAAATATAACCAtctgtatttgtcatttatgcTACATGCTAGCGTTAGCGGGCTGTGTTACTCGTAGCGAACGCCTCTCTTATCAACGTTAGCTCggctagctagccagctaaaGTAAGCGGTGCCTCCATACAATATGTCAGTCTGCAGTCTAGCGTTAAATCAGTTTGAACCACCCTTTCTATAGCTGGCTCTGTCTCAGCGTGCGCTCCGTGTTACGCTAGGTAATGTGTTTTCCTCACTGCCTTGCCGTGGCTAACTAACGTGAAACAGCTAGCGAGTTAAAGACAAGTAGGGAGGGCTAAGGTTAAATGAAAGTGTGGATTAAATGGTGGTAAATAACGTTACAAAGGACACATCGGCCCGCTGCTTGCTAACTACCCGATGAATGGACACTTACAGGGTGTGTTTTCGTAAGGCAGGCTGCTGACATTAACGTTAAATGCTTCTGACAGGGCGACACCTGTCACAAGAGCATCAACATCATTGCATGTGTCTTAAGCTAACTGTTATTCTTTCCCTACTTAACCTGAGAAGCTtgatggtgttggtgtgtgtAGCTTTAGCACAGGTCTTTCAGGTTGTACTGCAAGACTTACAGTTTCGATCCCTGTTTGTATAATTGAACAGAAAGGGGACAACTCTAATGTGCATGGAGAAGATGGTGTTACAAATGGTGCTGGGGGATTTTGGATCAGGAAACATGGTGTAACAGAGGAAGGGGGCTCTACCATAACATTATCTTTCAGGGACAATAAACCAGGAAGCATGGCTTACAGCTATTTGCAGTCATCTCTTAGTGAATATTAACACAGTACATGCTGACAGAGCCATTTTCCAGCCAAGGAAATATTGCATAACTGCTGAATGCTTAATTTGTGAGGTTCAAGTTAATGTCTTTAGATTGAGACAGAGCTactttgtttacagttttagtGAGCTTAAGTCTAGTAATTGGTTATTTTTTCCCCATATCCCTAAGATAAACTAAATAAGTGTTATCACACTACAACATAAAAGTCTCAGtctaaaaagtaaaagtgaaaatggaATCAAATGTTCTGCCAGCCCTTCAGAGGTgccttgttttatttattttgtcatattgCTTTCATATTAGACATGGTTACAAAAGTTGTATCTAAGTAAGTAAAAAATTAAACAGTTTTACTTTACACTTGTCTCTTACACTGACGGTGTGTTTTATCATGAACCGGAAACGAATAGTTTGCTCATTCAGTTGAAGATGAATGCGGTGAGTCTGGTTACTAATCTTGAATACCTATCTATGTTTAATGACGTTCTTTACCACATGTTCACAAGAGTCACTACGTCACATATGTTGACAGGACCACACCTTAGTGTCTGTCaaagaaagtgtgtttgtgtgctgggCATGCCTTTGAGTTACGTGTTCCTTTTGGCAACAGATAAAAATTTTAAGCTTATTGTTTCGATTGTCAGAGTTACTTCCTGGCTCAACACAAGGACCAGAAAGGCACAACATGCAGAAAGCACAGCACTGCTGCATTAGCGAGATCCAGGAATTTGAGGCAGTTCACAGCTGTTGTCACACATTGGatgaaaaccaaaacagttCAGTCTTTGCTCCCActcagtctccctctctcctctgcttcttcctctgtctgccaGATTTGAACCAGAGAGGGACCACGCAACAGCCTGGTCCTGCTTTACATACGCACACGATGGAAGGATCAGAGGTCGAATCTGCGTTGGAGCCGGTGAATCAGCTTCACAACAGCACGTCTAAGGTAGACGAGGAGGAACAGATCTCCCACAACAGTGCAGATGAGGGAGACAAGTGCAGTCAGGCAAAAGGTGAAGCACAGCTTGACAGTGAATTAATCGAGACTGCGGCAGATGTTCAGatggacacagagacaaagtcGGAAGCTCTATCGTGCAGTGAGGAACATGAAGAGGGGAGTGAGCTGGATGCTGATACCGGCAGTGGTAGCAGTCAAGTTTTAAATGAGGCTGGTGGAGCTTTGGTAGCCCCAGTCACCACTTTAGATGATGTGGTAGAAAGCTCTCCTTCTGTTCTTGAAGGGACAATAGAAACCTTATTGACTTTTGATGAAGTGAACGATTCTCATGCCACCACTCCAAACAGCGATGAGCAGCCATCAATCTTGGTTAAAAATGGTTCCACGGAGCCGTCGCCTGCTGGTGATTGCGGTTCAGCCGAGAGTCCATTATCCGTCCAAAGCGCTTCTAAAAACTCCCCCACCGACTCTACAACCACCTCTGGGATCTCTAATGGCCCGTCTACCCCCAGTTCTGACACTGTCAGCTCCTCGCCGGCTTCCAGCCCGCAAACCAGCGCTGAAACCTCAGCCCCCTCTCATTCCTTGTCGAGTCCGTATGACACTGATTGCAGCCGAAAGCTCATTTCCCAGATCCAGCGCTCGCTGTCACAGgagtcactgctggatgagcTTGAGTCGGAGCTGCTGGCCTGTCAGCTGCCTGAGGGTGAAAGTGGAGGTGAGAGGAAAGGGAGCCCAACTGTCAACGGAGTCCCTACAGACAAAGAGGGCTGCATGATGGTCTTTGAGAAGTGTGTGCAATACAAGTACGCGCAGCAGGAGAAAGCTGTTCAGAGGTAAACCGTTGTTCTGTTCTTTGCAGTTGATGCACTGTGGTGTCAGTTATGTATCTGGTGTATCAGCCAAGATAATCTGATAAACATTTTAGAGCACAGCTATATGTACAATACGTGGATTCCATCATAATAAGTCAGTTCAGCAAAGGATTAACCTATTTGCTAATTgctgtgttgtttctttttctttcacttaaGTTGCATTAAATCTGGCTGAAACTAACACAAAGGAGTATTGTTTTAGAACCAAAGCAGGGTTTTTTGCAGTGATTCAAGTGCACTTTTTGGCTAAATGACACAGAACAACCTGCATATTTCATAAAAACAGTCTTAAGTTTTTCAGTACTTTATGGACTTGACCTAAATAAGTATTGTATGCTCTTGTGCGCGTGTTTCATCTGTGTGTATAGGTTGCTCGAAGAGAACAAGAGGCATCAGGAGCTGATTCTGGGCATCTGTTCAGAGAAGGATAACATGAGGGAAGAGCTGAAGAAGAgggcagagacagaaaagcagcacatgGCCACCATCAAAAAGGTTCGTTTCATTCTGTATCGTCTGTTCAGTTTGTTCATGGTCATATGGCGTGGAGTGTTTTGGAACACAAGCACAGACGATGTGGTTTGTATCTGTCCCATGGTCCAAAACAAGCCTATCCTAAAATAATGGGCTTGTTGGTCATGCATGAAAACAATGGAAGCCTTTATAGCATATGTTTGTCATCAACAAGGAAGTGCTGTGCTGCGATGTtttgtctgacttcctgcctgtgCTGGACATTGACTTCTGCTAACTGTGATCCCGTAGCACCTGCATATttgcaaatattttcatttttgctggATAATGTTTAGTGTTTGGGACTGTCACAGCTCAAAGACAGGAAAAACTTTGCTCTACAGCAGCCTTAAAAAATTATACAAACACTCATCAGAGCGCTGCTGCTGACCAGCATCCAAAAAATGTCTTAACACAATATTTCCCCATCAAAAACATAGAAATTGCACACTCGACATTCATATGGTATTGATTTGGTGAGAAAGTAGGGATATGGTAGAATCATCCTTTTAATATATGGAAATTTCAAGGACCAATTTACTTCGCAACACACCATACAATCAGAGGACAAATTGTGTGTAGCAGCACCGGTCACAGTGACACTCTGATTCAATTAAATCTGGGGTCTAGCCCTGTGTTGCTGGTGATTAAGTAAGTCAAACAAAGCAGCGTGGTGGGTGAGAAGAAAAGGACACAGAGTTCTCATTACTCGCATTAAGCATGCTACATGTGAATGAATGGCTCtattcatttttgtgttgtttaaatgtCTCACTGTGTCCTAACCTTTGATTTACTAAGCTCACCATTTACAGTACATAGGACTCCAGAGCACTTTGCTATTCATTGGATCTTTTCTATTCACTGGACACCAGCATCGTTGTTGCCATAGAAAGAGCTATAATTGATTAATGCTTTCTAGGCAACAGCGTTTGTTTAAGCATTGTGCAAGcaagagggtggaggagggaaTTTTGTGAGATACACCCAATGTATGCTTGGatcccttttcattttttccccaaccATAGATTTAAGCTGGACATGTCTATTACTGATTAATGCCCCTAAAACTTATCTTTCCAGAGTGATTTCAGTCATATTTCACTGTACAAGCATCCATATTTGAGGTATAAAACGATGCCAaacttcccttcccttcccttccctcttcCTGTCTAGATTTGTTTTGCCTACTACAATCTTGTCTCAGGTGTCATCCTGTGTAGCAGGTTAACCCAGGTGAGGCCCAGGCTTACATGTTGCCCAATGAGTTGCTAATCCTGCATCCACCCTGTTTCTGTAGTTGGAGGGCAGGGTGGAGGAGCTGTTGAAAGAGCTGAAGGAGTCGCGGGATAAACTGATTCACCACGACCATTCAGCTAAGGCCGCCCTCCAGCAGATGCAGAAGGAAACAGCCTTCCGACTAGAACAGGTATAACGGAGTGTATTTTTGATGAGCTGGTTACACAACTTATTTTGCCCCGTTCTGATCCTTATTTTCAAAATCTATGAcaacatttctattttaatttaatgtaaagtAGATTTCAGTTTTTGCCCAGGATCCATTCAGTGTCAAGTAATGCAAATTAAATCTATGAACTCTTGCATAATTTCCTGACTTCTAAAAATGACCTGATATACTGAAGCTGAAGTGAAGATAATTAAGATTCTCTGATCCAAACAAGATACAGCAACAGACATTACTACCAAATATATTCGGGATACTTACAAATATACTTTTGTGATAATACCGGATATGTTATGATATGAGCTGAAACTACAGATCATGTGGTCGGCTTTTCAGAGAGACATGGACAGCTGCTCACTCAGACAGTTAATGAAGACATTTAAAACCACCACACATCACATTGAACTCTTTATCATCCACAACACATACAGGTTCAGGATCAGTGATCATGCTAAAGCTCAAATGGCTAAGATAAAGGTTATTCACAACAGTTAGTGAAGACACTGTATCCCTGTATACCTTTTAAGATGTTTGCACAAAACTATCAGCTGAACGGTCAAGGTTTTTGAACACCAAACTCTTGTTATTGCAGATTAAATCATTTAAGTGAATAGTGCAGGAAAGCACATTTTTCATCCGATAGTTTGCACACCTGGTTGACACCACGTAGGCTAACTTTCTCCTTGCAGTTTTGTCACACTTctcaatttttaatttcactgttCAGTGAACAATATGAAGTAGATTTTGCACTCAGACGCCACCTTAAAGccctttcctttttccttttattaaGATGGTGACCCAGTCCTAATCGACTGTTGCCCCAGAGGTTTgaaacatttgtcattttttagaCTCTGTGCCACCTGGCTggtaatttatttttaactttatgTAGCCTGATGtacaaaatgtgttgttttgtgtaatattttaagcacataaatgcacacacagcaaCTCTCTACACAGTTTGTCCATCCTTCTCTTGCTCTCCTGAAAGTCCAACTTGTTACAGCATGCAGTGAAGATGGGAGCATAAAACTGTCGACTGAGAAACCAAAAAATGGCACATGAGCGTTTTGTTGGCATGAGGAATGAACACACCGGTGTGACCCCAGTAGAGAAACCTGAGTGAACCACCAGGATGATAGTGAGGTGTCAGTATAGGAGGTGTAGCACAGCGTGCCCTGGACTGAAAAATGATTCTCTTAAGGATCCAATCATATAAGCAGTTTCCATATTACGgtaacattatgtagaaattggcattttgtgcagtttggcgccccccacaatttctgagtgcaacacttTTTTGTAAATACAAGTCCCAGGTCTGTTACGATTGacaatgattttgaagctgttattttaaggggaaaaagttgcataatgttgctttgagttATATAAACCTCATTGTATGAACAACCATCTCAGGTGAACAAGAAGTGTGACGAGGCACGCCAAGAGAAGGAGGCCATGGTGATGAAATACGTGCGCGGAGAGAAAGAGGCCCTCGACCTGAGGCGGGATAAGGAGAGTTTGGAGAAGAGGCTGAGGGAAGCCACCAAGGAGGTGGACCGCCAGGCCCTCCGCGGAAACCAGCTGGCTCAGGAGAAAGGCCggctgcagcagctgtatgATGCTAAGGTAAATGATTACTGAATCATTGGGTAATGAGCAGGAGAAACGCATTAAGATTAGTTATTTAGTATGTATCTCAGCTCATCTAAAGACCTGTTAGCCTCCGATGTTGTTCCTGCTTCATCCATCTCTCTGCGCTCTCAGGAAGGGGAGGTCAGCAGGTCGACTCGAGAGGTGGAGAAACTGAAGGAGGAGATCAACTCACATCTTATCAAGGTCAAATGGGCCCAGAACAAACTAAAGAGTGAGGCAGATGCACACAAGGTATTGTAACTGTGctatttttctatttatctTTGTTGAACCTGTTGCTTATCAGACAGAACTGCAGTCAAACAACATGTAACCATTCACAACACTTTAGGTAGTCACTGTCTATCAGAACTTTTgatcttttcttgtttttggtTACTAAAAAACACAGAGCACTACATTTAAATGACTTGTTAATAATATCCTTGTGCGTTGGATGCTAGTTGGGACATGGGTATGAACCTGAATATGCTGCAGTCAAATTTTAAGCAAATGATGCGCTAAATACATTTAGaaatttacatatttacatgatTACGTAAAGTTGTTGCAGCTCCAGTATAGAGTGTATACAGTACATTGCCCATATAAGTATGAAAAAACCCATTTAAAATTTCTGGTTAATGTTGGTTTTCTTCATTTAGTCTAGACACCATGTCTGTTGTTTGTCAAAGATGTGCGCCTGCTGGGTATTTCcaggatataaaaaaaaactttccctTCAGTCATTTTATCTGCAGCCGCTCCATAAAAGACATGATTTGATTCGGGGATGAAATGAAATGGGGTGAAAATGGTACAGTAATGATCCTGCAAGGAAGTCGTCGTTAACATTgttgctatttttaaaaaatagaaataatgcttttttttaactgtctcCAGGCCAATACACGACTATAAACAGAGGGGAAAGCAAAACCTCAGTAATTGCTCGAGGCCACAGGAGCAGAGCAGctaatgtttgtctttgtggtgGTTTGTGTGGTTGATGTGTGTGATAAATCACTCTGTCTATATGTGTATAAGTGAATTTGTCTTCTACGAATCTTAATGTTATACAGAGcgtgattaaaaaaacactcaataatTTGATTGTGGTCAATTTTAATTATCAGGATAATTGTGTTTGAGATAATCCTGAATATCCTCACGATTGACTTCAAAAAACTGTCGAGCTCGCTGTAGTACACTCCTAAAAGGatagaaatatgaaatataaaaggaTATTTTGATGATCAtctggaaatatttcaaatcgCAAATATGTTGGACAGGATAATCCTGATATCTTTGTTTATGTTCTCTTTATCTGTGTGCAGGAAAGTAAAGACAAACTGAGGGAGACCACGTCCAAGTTGGTCCAGGCCAAAGAAGAGACTGAACAGATCCGCAAGAACTGCCAGGACATGATCCGAACATACCAGGTGTGTGATATTTATCACATAGAAGTATAAGTTTGCTCTTGACTGAGAATGTGAGCAAATAGAAAACACCTGTTTCTTAGAAACATGGCATATATCTGGATTTATTTGCATGGAATGGATACAGATTTTTTGGCAATGTCACAACGTGTGTGCTACAGTCAGTTCACCTACTCTCTGATTGAACCAACCGAGAGCTCAAATAATTAAATTGATctaatctgattggtcagtcacACTTGCATACATGGActgaatgattttattttttgtagaaATTGAAAagaatatttgattttaattaaattagcTAAATTTACTTGGAACATGATTGATTCTATTCTAGATGAAAGGCAGTTTTCATTTATTCCTTATGATGGTAGTAAAGAGCTGCTGTAGTTTTCTCTCTGTGGTGGAAATATTCATTTGAGCTACTGTGTGCTTTCACCAGCAGCGTGTTATCAGAGCGTACACAGGCAGCAATGCCAACCTTTTAACAGAACAAGATTTCAAGCTGAAATGATTGGACATGAAGCttccaaagaaaacaatatatGACATATTTGtttagtatttttaaaaaggaaagtgTACTTTCATTTAGAATATATAGGGAAAAAGACCAGGAAAGGAGTTGACTTGAACTGTCTGGAACCAAAATGATCTTTGTTACAAACAGGGAAATTATGTTTTGgtgtctctttttcctcttaTATTTCATAGATCGCTGCTTCTCCCCCTCTTTTAATGCTGTTTCAGCCATTGCATTCTGTCTTTCGCCCAGcttattgtcttgtttttgcaTCATTTACCCCTCACTCCTCCAGGAATCAGAGGAACTCAAGTCCAATGCGCTAGATGCTAAACTGAGGGAGACCAAAGGAGAGCTGGAGAAACACAAGCAGGAACAAACAGACCAATTAGAGGTGACAACcgctgtgcacacacacaacaacgtTCTCACACACATAAGCTTGAAGTGGTCAGTGAGTGGGCACTAAAAAATCCTGAAGCAGCATTACCAGAAACATGATTTGTTTACATGCTTGCTGCATGTCTGCAGACAAACTTGTCTGTTAATTTTGTTCCCATTTATCTACCTTAATTCTAAATTACATATTCTGCCAGGCCATTATTCACCCTTTTATTGATGGTCCTAATGCcagtaaaaaatatttattttgtttcagctgttttcatcaGTTTGAAAGGTGTAATTGGCATAACTAGGAATGAGTAACAAGCTGGCACATAGGCTCTACACACAGGCGCAGACATGGACTCAATCCAAACACAATggcctgtttttctctctgccccATTCTGGGGGGAATCacgctttaaaaataaatggccTGGAAATAATCAATATGAAGCTGTGGAGGAAATCACACATTTCTTGCCCTGATCCCACCGTCGGGTTCGTTTATCCCAGGTGTTTACAAGTCCTCAGAATGACTGTTTCACAAATAATCAGGCATTAAATGGTCTTAAAATGgtcttaaataaaaaaaagaaaaatcctacTTGCTTTTGTAAGTATTTCAGTCAGTATTTTGGTCATATAAAAGATTACCATGATTAACCTCAACTCTGTGGTTTTAAACATTCGGTTATCCAGACACATTTCCAGtggtgatgtacagtatgttacagGCTTGTCACTGATAGTTACTGACTGATTTAGGACAGGACCTCGTTTTGCAGATATCGCTGCCCTACTGGTGGATAAATTAGTCCAAgcctgtgtttattttagtatGTGTGTTATGCTCAAGTTATGACGGCGCTCAGtcataaataatgcaaacaaaacagttgagtTTCCATTACTGTGGTAATTAAGATGGGATGGGAAGGGAAGACAGAGACAGTAAATTTGCTGGCATCTCCATTACTGGCACG
It includes:
- the ccdc186 gene encoding coiled-coil domain-containing protein 186 isoform X2 produces the protein MEGSEVESALEPVNQLHNSTSKVDEEEQISHNSADEGDKCSQAKGEAQLDSELIETAADVQMDTETKSEALSCSEEHEEGSELDADTGSGSSQVLNEAGGALVAPVTTLDDVVESSPSVLEGTIETLLTFDEVNDSHATTPNSDEQPSILVKNGSTEPSPAGDCGSAESPLSVQSASKNSPTDSTTTSGISNGPSTPSSDTVSSSPASSPQTSAETSAPSHSLSSPYDTDCSRKLISQIQRSLSQESLLDELESELLACQLPEGESGGERKGSPTVNGVPTDKEGCMMVFEKCVQYKYAQQEKAVQRLLEENKRHQELILGICSEKDNMREELKKRAETEKQHMATIKKLEGRVEELLKELKESRDKLIHHDHSAKAALQQMQKETAFRLEQVNKKCDEARQEKEAMVMKYVRGEKEALDLRRDKESLEKRLREATKEVDRQALRGNQLAQEKGRLQQLYDAKEGEVSRSTREVEKLKEEINSHLIKVKWAQNKLKSEADAHKESKDKLRETTSKLVQAKEETEQIRKNCQDMIRTYQESEELKSNALDAKLRETKGELEKHKQEQTDQLEVHRVKAKELEDLKRSYKEAMDELSTLRTKLKCLEDERPRWEDELSKYREIINRQKAEIGRQREKMEEITALQEQQERDKQEITSLREEVDGLTGQMADLQRDVQGSREREAELLGFTEKLSSKNAQLQYESNALQSQLDQLSSSFTELKGRLEETSGQLDDKSRQLKREEMLRQQEVQGLQEERAALQTEVAQLKTRVEELRDELVTQKRKQAANIKDLTKQLTQARKKLEQVENGGCDRDASSMGSRSSSSGSLNARHGGSSGVEERSPESQSGPSVVVVDSFPEVDKTVLVDRIVRLQKALARKQEKIEFMEDHIKQLVEEIRKKTKIIQSYVLREETGALSSEASDINKANLSRRGGIMASLYTSHPADSGLTLDLSLEINRKLQAVLEDTLLKNITLKENLQTLGAEIERLIKQQRAPDDGVRTK
- the ccdc186 gene encoding coiled-coil domain-containing protein 186 isoform X1, giving the protein MEGSEVESALEPVNQLHNSTSKVDEEEQISHNSADEGDKCSQAKGEAQLDSELIETAADVQMDTETKSEALSCSEEHEEGSELDADTGSGSSQVLNEAGGALVAPVTTLDDVVESSPSVLEGTIETLLTFDEVNDSHATTPNSDEQPSILVKNGSTEPSPAGDCGSAESPLSVQSASKNSPTDSTTTSGISNGPSTPSSDTVSSSPASSPQTSAETSAPSHSLSSPYDTDCSRKLISQIQRSLSQESLLDELESELLACQLPEGESGGERKGSPTVNGVPTDKEGCMMVFEKCVQYKYAQQEKAVQRLLEENKRHQELILGICSEKDNMREELKKRAETEKQHMATIKKLEGRVEELLKELKESRDKLIHHDHSAKAALQQMQKETAFRLEQVNKKCDEARQEKEAMVMKYVRGEKEALDLRRDKESLEKRLREATKEVDRQALRGNQLAQEKGRLQQLYDAKEGEVSRSTREVEKLKEEINSHLIKVKWAQNKLKSEADAHKESKDKLRETTSKLVQAKEETEQIRKNCQDMIRTYQESEELKSNALDAKLRETKGELEKHKQEQTDQLEVHRVKAKELEDLKRSYKEAMDELSTLRTKLKCLEDERPRWEDELSKYREIINRQKAEIGRQREKMEEITALQEQQERDKQEITSLREEVDGLTGQMADLQRDVQGSREREAELLGFTEKLSSKNAQLQYESNALQSQLDQLSSSFTELKGRLEETSGQLDDKSRQLKREEMLRQQEVQGLQEERAALQTEVAQLKTRVEELRDELVTQKRKQAANIKDLTKQLTQARKKLEQVENGGCDRDASSMGSRSSSSGTTPGFGSLNARHGGSSGVEERSPESQSGPSVVVVDSFPEVDKTVLVDRIVRLQKALARKQEKIEFMEDHIKQLVEEIRKKTKIIQSYVLREETGALSSEASDINKANLSRRGGIMASLYTSHPADSGLTLDLSLEINRKLQAVLEDTLLKNITLKENLQTLGAEIERLIKQQRAPDDGVRTK